The following DNA comes from bacterium.
AGGTTTTGTTGTAGGCGAGGATCGCACAAGCGTTCAGTTGAAACTAGTCTCGATCGATCCCGAACGAGTCACCTACCAGACCGACTTGTTGCCTCCCCAGGAACCTTCGCTTGCCATGCGCCGCCCTTGGATGGAGGAGCCGGTCTGCGCCGGGACTCCGAATAACTTCCAGACGGTGCTGCGGCAAAAAGACAGCTATCTGGCCATTTGGGGTTGCGAAAGAACTCAAATCGTTTCCGAGGTTGATCCTTCCAATGGCAAGATCCTCTCGGCCAAAATGGACAATCGGCTGAAGTATAGAACAAGGCTCTGCACCGATGAGCAACTCGATCGATGCGCGGATGATCCGGCCGAAGTGACCAAGAATCGTCAGGTCTCTCTAACCCTCAAGCCTGCAACGGAGCAGAAGCCGTTCCCGGTCAAGATCAATCCCAAGGACAGGCTGGAATACACCTGTATCCCGCCGGGAAGTTTTTCGATGGGCTGCGTGCCGCGCGATATGGAATGCCACGCCCACGAGAGACCCCGGCATCGCGTCATCATTGGCCAAGGCGAGGGCCAAAGCGAGGCGAGTAGCGGGGACGCTCAAGGATTCTGGATGGGGCGCACGGAAGTGACCGTGGGCGCCTACGAGCGTTTCGCCGCGGCGACGGCCCGGACGATGCCCTCAGAGCCGGGACAGGGCACCGCGCCGGGTTTCAATGACAGTTGGCGGAAGAAGAACCATCCGATGGTCAAGGTGACTTGGGACGAAGCTCAAGCCTACTGCGAATGGGTAGGCGGGCGCTTACCGACCGAAGCGGAATGGGAGTACGCGGCGCGCGGCGACATGGACGCCTTGAAGTATCCCTGGGGCGATAGCCTCAGCCACGAACAGGCGAACTACTGGCGTTCAGGGGGCCGCGACCATTGGATGTACACCGCGCCCGCGGGCAGTTTCCCGCCAA
Coding sequences within:
- a CDS encoding formylglycine-generating enzyme family protein, translating into YNRRYVEGEVDHYEVRALAENGEGELVGVSEHRTFLKRGVSYERVQWIQLTESELGDQTFFAREMPPYALSLAPDGELKPVRVHGGSSMLGMVTDLYTFFFAVSPRAGTTSVRQAGDTYSGAEPIDGDWSDQPGFVVGEDRTSVQLKLVSIDPERVTYQTDLLPPQEPSLAMRRPWMEEPVCAGTPNNFQTVLRQKDSYLAIWGCERTQIVSEVDPSNGKILSAKMDNRLKYRTRLCTDEQLDRCADDPAEVTKNRQVSLTLKPATEQKPFPVKINPKDRLEYTCIPPGSFSMGCVPRDMECHAHERPRHRVIIGQGEGQSEASSGDAQGFWMGRTEVTVGAYERFAAATARTMPSEPGQGTAPGFNDSWRKKNHPMVKVTWDEAQAYCEWVGGRLPTEAEWEYAARGDMDALKYPWGDSLSHEQANYWRSGGRDHWMYTAPAGSFPPNGFGLFDTSGNVYEWVEDWYDESYYSHSPLANPKGPKSGQTRVTGGGSGFLNTSVLRTSARLRNKPDKRNVGVGLRCVWEGPQ